taataattttaaaaagattttgatttaattcactacaaaaaataatttgtcatttctaacttttttttgctgaaaaaaaaacattttgcagcaataattttaaaagttgtttcCATTAGTTAAGATATAGCATCATTTTATAGAAAATTTTGTTGTCAATTACTTAAGACAACGTTTTATTATTAGCAGAAAACTTAAAAATACATTCTCGtggttgtttttatttttcagcatTGATTTTCGTGTGATTAAACCGATAAACACAAAAACAGAAACGTTGCACGAAATCTCTGAAACCAGAGTTAGCGAAACTtcatttatttacaagaataAGTTACAAATATAAAGTTTCATAGTCATTTCCAGAAACAGAATGCCCATCAAAATATAGGACTCCATAAGTTTTTGCGAAATATAGAAATTCACCATACAACTGACAATTGTTTTTGGCAGGGTATTGTGGAGTCTGTGCCTTTCAAATATATTGCTATCTTTACAAATTTACAATCTTCCAATAGCCGGAAATCCGTTCCCATTGCCATTCTTCATTCTCATTGGCACAAGGCAGAACGTTCTTTCCGAGGTGTTCAGTCGGCATCATCTCTGAGGACTGGATGCAACCGAATACGAGGAAATCACAGGCATTTCACGACTATCTCTCAGCCGGTCTTCCAGTGTATCCTATTTTTTTCACATCTCTATCGCTTTAAATCGATGTAATTTTCACATCTTTACTGTAATAAGGATTAACGGGCGATGTATTAAAGTTAGAAATGTAAGCTTCCAGGAGGAAACTTGTCGCTCAGGTTTCGTGATTTAGATCTATTGATGCATTCTGAAATATTATACATTGTCGGAAACGTTTGACATATgcacaattttttattttcagatatATCATGAAGAAACTTTGGACATGTACATCATTTATTCCTCCTATTCAATCTTAACAAAACTCACTACAACAAAATTTACATATAGGGGCGGTTTTTTTGTTcagtaggggcggttataaccgcccctacaagCAGTAACAGCGTTTTATAGCCCCGCCCCTAAACTGCCGTTTATCCCGGCGCCACTACACTGTGCGGGCGGTTTTAGAAGCTACCGGGGTAATGGTTTTTTTGGGGCGGAAATGCAGGGGCGGTTCAAACCGTTGAAAGCTTTCCTCGCGATATTTGGAATCAGAAACCCTAAGAATTTATTCTATTTAGAAATAGAGAGtataaataaagaagaagagatCATTGATTTGgcgaaaaagaaaaattgtgttgaagagaagaagagagcatgatttttcttttttgtcgAAGAGTGaggttttcatttaaaaatgcCCCTAAGATCGAAACCGCCCCTGCAAATCGTCACTAATACGAagactattttttaaaatataaattgtagGGGCGTTTAATTCAACCGCCCCTGCAAACCTTCACTAATACGAAGAttacttttacaaatataaattgTAGGGGCATTTAATACAACCGCCCCTACAAAACCGCCTCCAAAAGCTCTTTTTCTTGTAGTGAATTCTGCTTACCATTATCATATATTGTTGCTGGGATTTACGGTATATTAATGCTATCCTACTAAAATCtctataaatttatgaatttcaaATATGAGACTTGAAATTCAAATTCATTAATGATACtcaaattaattgaataagaTATGGCCTAAACAGAATTTTTAATGACTATagtgaacaaaaataaaaaccaaaaagacaaattataatttgataaacaaATCTTTGCCAGCCCCAAAAGTGATTTAAATCATGAATTCTGATATCAAAAATCAGCTAGCCACGACTATAGATTCTATGTATATgaaatctgaaaaaaaattattttaatttataaattatgaaatttaaagagtttaattaaaggcttaatttcttaaaaaaatctcaccttgcattttttttcgtttataccctgaccttgtaaaaacaccatttgtacccaattttgagtttttatgtttcatctctacccaaaagcattaaattgtactcttttcatttgaaaaaaagtttaaaacaatccttcatttttaacttatatacgaattagatattaatgttattaatagtacaaaaataccatctttttcaaaaaattaaaaataataataatttttttttaatttttttaaaaaatatttcgaattttttttaattttttcaacttttttaaaaatatttccgacaaaaaaaattaaaaataataatactttttttaattttttattattttatcaaattaaaaaaattaattaattatttggatgtatttgattattttttaagtttaaggatttatttgtacattttaaaatagaaaaaagtatgttttaaactcttttccaaatgaaaaagtacaatttaatgcttttgggtagagatgaaacataaaaacccaaaattgggtacaaatggtgtttttacaagattagggtataaacgaaaaaaaagtgcaaggtggggtttttttaaggaattaagccttaattaaataattaatgtttgtaatgtaaaaaacaaaatatattttccAAATATAATCTcgaataaaacaaattaaagttgaaacatataaattttaaaaaattgtgtcGTATTGAAAAACAAATGTCAAAATATAGAATTCAAAAGTTCTCGTGCAACATAATGCACCGGCATTCATTTTACTAGCCAATAGTAAGTAACTAAAGAGCTAGAAGACCTGAAAATACATTTGATCTTGAGAAACATATTGATGCCAATTTGTTTGTGAGAATGAAATGAACAGAGTAAGCAGTTTATTGCAGTCATTCTCGTGGTTGTTTTTATCTTTCAGCATTTTTATTTTCGTGCAATTTAGCCAATAAACACTAAAGAATGAAAAAGCTAAACGAAAACACTAAAAACAGAATCAGCGAAACCACATTTTTTAcgagaataattttttaaacataaatttcCACAATCATTTCTAGAAATAGAACAAACATCAAAATGAACGAATTTTCTACGGATTAGTGATACTAATTTAATCTATGAACTTTATCAGAAAAAAGAAGCAAGTGGTTCAGTGATACTATTCAGCTataaatctataaaattatgaatttaaaatatgaGATTTGAACTCGCATCACGCAAATTAACTGAATAAGATGTGGCCTAAACAGAATTTTTGATGACTAGAAAACATAACGAAAACCcattatttaataaaacaaatattaaacagTTCCAAAAGTTGTTTAAATTATGAATTCTGGGATCGAAAATCAGCTAGTTAAGATGAATATGTATGCATCAAACATGGACCGGAACAAGGCTTTTTACACAGTTAACTGAAAATTGACAGAGGAGGACAGCAGCTCCTAATATCTTAATCCTCCGAAAACGTTTATCGGACACATTTGGTGGTGGTTGGTTGAAATTGGAGAAGTGATTCTGAGATATTTGGTCCTCCTCCTCTTGTAGGTCATACTCCCATAGAAATCCACCAGGGCCATACAATAAGAGTTTATCGCCGGTTTTCGAATATCCAATTGGCCGTAATAACCTATTGCGTATCGATGATATTTTAATCCACGCTTCCTTCTTTCCGTATTCCTTCATCACCCAAATCTCCTCATAATCCGAATCCACAATTAAAGTAAGGCATCCTCCTACTTCCGCTAATTTCAGCTCCCAATATATATGATTCTGTAATCCGCCAGGAATCGGCAGCGCTCTGCATCTTTCGTCTTCCAGATTGAAAGCAACGATCAGCTTATCATCATCATCTGGTTCTGAAACAATCCAGTGCAAACAAGAACCAACAAGAGTACCGCAATCTCTATGATTATTACACTTATAAGGGAACTCCTTAATCCTTCTACAAGAATTGTGTTTTACACTATAAACCATACCTCCGGATCGTTTTCTACCCTGGCTGGCGAGTCCCCGGATCCTGACGAACTTGTAATCGTCGCTGACAGGATCATAACCGAATCCATCGAGAACATAATCACTACCGCTACGCATTTCATAACGTAGTTTTCGGGTAGATGGATTCCACAGAAACATTCCTTCTTGAGAATGATACAACGCGATTAAGCCATTGCAAGAACCATATATAAGACAAGAATTAAAAAGAGGGTGATCACATTTGGCTACATGGTGCTCTGGAGAATCTAAATCCACCATATAGGCTTTATGAATATATGATATATTTGATTCAAACAAAATGAGGCTACCATTTGTATTGTTGGATTGAGAGAGATGGAGTTTTATGAAATCGCGATTGTCGATTAAAGAACAATGTGCTTTTGATAAACACCTGAAGCGGAGAGAGACTTGGCAGGTAAGTgctttagtatgtcgcataaaTTATCAAATGATATTTCTGACATTGTTGTTATGGGAATTAGGTTTAGCTGTTTAGGGTTTTCTATGGTGGGGGATAAAAGAGTTTTGTATGACTCGgctactcttttttttttttgggttaattggCTAATCTATCAGGCACTGAAATTCTTAGAAATATATTTCTGAGTTTTTTTATTCCATTGCTAAATTGTCGTATGTTTTAGcctttcacaaaaaaaaattatatctttgtCGTAAATTAattgagaaaataaataaataaaaatatttttagacaTGTCGAGTATTTTCTTTTATCAATTTCCATTCACATTATATACTTTTCttatatagaaaaaattaattgagCATAATACTATTATTTACGCATTTAAGAGCATGTCAAATGGATTGTTAAAATAAAGTACTAATGTTATAATTTagcattaaattttaaaatacaactTCAATATAGTCCTATAATTTATggtaaatttagcatatgctatatcttatgctaaatttagcactaACTATAGCATGTGCTAAACTATAACATCCAATAGAAATTCATTATTAGTTACAATTTTACCGCAATTATCTTTTCGCATTTattatttcaacatttttttaacttttcttaatttaaattttacgtttttttataattttacaatgTCAGTGAATTGATTCTTTTAATAGTAAACCATATaccaatataataattaaaaaatatatttttatatagttcATCGATTTTCGTAATACTCCCTTCGTCACATtagagttgtccattttgtctttatcacacagtttaagaaaaacaataattgtttatgggttttgtaaaaaaattcttacttttcttgtcatacccctatttaatataagatCCATTTACAATTTGCtttcaatttattcattagtggattttaaataggggtaatatagaaaaattgagtgtaaaagttaattacattttgaaagtggacaagaattttgggacaaaaaaatttctcaaagtagacaactctattgggacagagggagtaattttttatttaaaaaaaaactcattttatcaaaaaaaatattacattaacttgtactatttaaaatatataataagaataattatcaaataataacaaatcaataaaattaaaaaataattgtcatagtaaataattatctataacacttatttttaaaattttgatttggaaaaaatattacaatgcTATGTTTATTATAgcattttactaattttttcatgttaaatttagtataaaaataccACTACATTGGAGATGCTTATGTCTCATTATTTTCTTATACTGTAATTAATTGTAATAATAAGATTTAAATTAATGAATACCAATGAGATATGGCTCAAACGGTATAAATTTTAGACAGCAAGCTGTTAAAGTCGTGGAATTATTTCCTTCCACAAGCATTTTTTtctattcaattataaaaaaaattaaaaaataataaataatccgggtttttttattattactttgttttttacaaaataaatcatactTTGTTATCTTATCACCTTCATCCCAACAGTGAAATGGACAAAATAAGCCAAAGACAAAGTAAGAGTAATCTTTCCCTTGAAGATCTATTCTTTTCTCTTAAATTCTATAACATTAGTTATGTTTATAAATAGACAAAAATAGACATATATCAAGAAATTTGAGCAGATTATTATTAGGATATccatatttatcataatttacactttaattTCCGATGTTTGCATATCcctcatttttatttctatcaacaaaaattaaatcttttagtatggttggattttggtttgattaaattctTTTAGGGGTGTTTTggatgtttcattttttttgaatttttggtgaCGTAGCgccaccaattttttttttaaatgacggTGCCAAAGGTATTTTCGTCCACAAAGGTCGtgaatgagcgccgccataaaTACAGAAAATCTACTGGAACTTTTTAAAATGCAGAGGGTTTAGTGATAGAAAGTTTTAAGTA
This window of the Mercurialis annua linkage group LG5, ddMerAnnu1.2, whole genome shotgun sequence genome carries:
- the LOC126681409 gene encoding F-box protein CPR1-like; its protein translation is MVDLDSPEHHVAKCDHPLFNSCLIYGSCNGLIALYHSQEGMFLWNPSTRKLRYEMRSGSDYVLDGFGYDPVSDDYKFVRIRGLASQGRKRSGGMVYSVKHNSCRRIKEFPYKCNNHRDCGTLVGSCLHWIVSEPDDDDKLIVAFNLEDERCRALPIPGGLQNHIYWELKLAEVGGCLTLIVDSDYEEIWVMKEYGKKEAWIKISSIRNRLLRPIGYSKTGDKLLLYGPGGFLWEYDLQEEEDQISQNHFSNFNQPPPNVSDKRFRRIKILGAAVLLCQFSVNCVKSLVPVHV